The Novosphingobium terrae genome segment CATCCCCTATGAGGGTGAGGAACAGGCCATCGTCCTCGCCAATGACACCGACTATGGCCTGCACGCCTATGTCGCCGGGCGGGATGAAAACCGCGCTCGCGCCGTGGCGGACCAGCTTGTGGCGGGCCGCGTGATCATCAATGCCGCGCCCATGGAGATGAGCGCGCCCTTCGGCGGCTTCAAGCAATCGGGCATCGGGCGCGAGGGCGGCACCTTCGGGCTGGAAGCCTTCCTTGAACCCAAGGCCGTGATGGGCTGAACAACGGGCGCCGCGCGGGTGATCGTGCGGCGCCTTCCCTTCCGTTTGATATCGAAACGCTTTACACGCTTCGCCGCAACACGAGGGAAGCAAGCGCGATCATGGCCGACATCGACACTCCACCTATCCGGGAAGGGATCACATTCGGCCCGTTCTCGCTGTTCCCGGGCGAGCGGCTGCTGACCCTGGACGATGCCCCGGTGGAGATCGGCGGGCGCTCGCTGGACCTGCTGATCGTGCTGACCGAGCAGCCCGGGCGGGTGCTGTCCAAGCGCGATCTGCTCAAGCGCGTGTGGAGCGATGTGGTGGTCGAGGATGGCAGCCTGCGTTTCCATATGGCGGGCCTGCGCAAGCTGCTGGGCGATGGCAAGGATGGCGCGCGCTATATCGCGACGCAGGTGGGCGTGGGTTACGCTTTCGTCGCCAAGGTGGAGCGGCATGGGCCTGCGGTGTCGCCTGTTGCTGCCCCTGCCGCGCCGCTTGAACCGGTCACCGCGCCGTTGAACCTGCCCCAGCGCCTGCCCCTGCTGATCGGGCGTGAGCGCGATATCGATCTGTTGCAGCAGCGGGTCGCCCGGACGCCGCTCTTCACCATCGTCGGGCCGGGTGGCGTGGGCAAAACCTCGCTGGCGGTCGAGATGGGGCATCTGCTGGCCGATAGCTTCCAGCAACAGGTCGCCTTTATCGATTTCAGCATGCTGGAGAACCCCGAACTGGTGCCCGGCATGCTGGCTGGCGGCATGGGGCTGGCCGTGCAGGGCGCCGACCCGCTGGCCGCCATTCTGGGCCATTTGCGCGACCGCCCCTTCCTGCTGCTGCTCGACAATTGCGAGCATCTGATCGAGCAGGTCGCCCTGCTGGTCGAACGTTTGATCGAGGCCGCGCCGCAGCTGCGCATCCTTGCCACCTCGCGCGAGCCCTTGCGTGTGCGCGGCGAGCATATCCACCGCCTCGATGCGCTCACCTGCCCCGAGGATGAACCCACCCTCACCACCGAAGCCATTCTGGCCTCCCCGGCGGTGCAATTGCTGCGCGACCGTGCTTGCGCTGCCGACAGCTCACTGCGGATCGACGATGAGGCCGCCCGCCTGATGGCGATGATCTGCCACCGTCTGGACGGCATGGCACTGGCGCTCGAACTGGCCGCCGGGCGCATTGCCACCCACGGGCTGCACGCCGCCGCGCGCCAGTTGGAGGAGCGCTTCAGCCTTGGCTGGGCCGGGCGACGCACCGCCCTGCCACGCCAGCAGACACTTCAGGCCATGCTCGACTGGAGCTATGACCTTCTCACCGAGGCCGAGCGGATCGTGCTGGAGCGGCTCTGCGTCTTTGTCGGTCCCTTTTCGGTTGATGCCGCGCTGGAGGTGGTGGCCGACGCTGCTTTGGGCAGCGACAGCGTGGTGGCTGCGCTGGATGAACTGGTCGCCAAATCACTGATCGCGCCGGATCGCGCACGGGGAGCAAGTAACCGGGGCGCAGGCAGCTATCGCCTGCTGGAAATGACCCGCGCCTATGCCCGCCAGAAGCTGCAGGCCCGGGGCGATGAGGCCTTCAACGCCACCGCCCGCCGCCACGCTGCCTATTTCCTCGCCGAACTGGAGGCCATCGCGGCTCAGGATGAGGATGTGTTGCAGGACCCGCGCCCGCTGCGCCAGCAATTGGGCAACATCCGCAGCGCTCTGGACTGGAGCTTCGGCCCCGAAGGCAATCGCCGCATCGGCGTGCGCCTGGCCGCCGCCAGCACGGTGATCTTCCTCAATCTGTCGCATTATGCCGAATGTCAGGGCTGGTGCGCCCGCGCTCTGGACGAGATCGAGGAGACCCAGCGCGGCACCGCGCTCGAAATGGAGCTGCAAGGCGCTTTGGGTCTGGCTCTGATGTTCAGCCGGGGCAGCACGCGCGCCGCAGGGCAAGCCCTGTCGCGCGCGCTTGAGGTGGCCACCGCGCTGGATGATCCATGGGGCCAACTGCGCATGCTGGGCCGCCTGCATATCTACCACGAGCGGATCGGCGATTGCGCCATCACCATGGAGCATGCCCGCCGCGCCGTCGCCATCGCCGACACCATGGAGGAGGCCGAGGCGATCGGCGTGGCCCGTTCGCTTTCGGGCATCTCGCATTATCTGGCGGGCGATCAGCGGCA includes the following:
- a CDS encoding ATP-binding protein; this translates as MADIDTPPIREGITFGPFSLFPGERLLTLDDAPVEIGGRSLDLLIVLTEQPGRVLSKRDLLKRVWSDVVVEDGSLRFHMAGLRKLLGDGKDGARYIATQVGVGYAFVAKVERHGPAVSPVAAPAAPLEPVTAPLNLPQRLPLLIGRERDIDLLQQRVARTPLFTIVGPGGVGKTSLAVEMGHLLADSFQQQVAFIDFSMLENPELVPGMLAGGMGLAVQGADPLAAILGHLRDRPFLLLLDNCEHLIEQVALLVERLIEAAPQLRILATSREPLRVRGEHIHRLDALTCPEDEPTLTTEAILASPAVQLLRDRACAADSSLRIDDEAARLMAMICHRLDGMALALELAAGRIATHGLHAAARQLEERFSLGWAGRRTALPRQQTLQAMLDWSYDLLTEAERIVLERLCVFVGPFSVDAALEVVADAALGSDSVVAALDELVAKSLIAPDRARGASNRGAGSYRLLEMTRAYARQKLQARGDEAFNATARRHAAYFLAELEAIAAQDEDVLQDPRPLRQQLGNIRSALDWSFGPEGNRRIGVRLAAASTVIFLNLSHYAECQGWCARALDEIEETQRGTALEMELQGALGLALMFSRGSTRAAGQALSRALEVATALDDPWGQLRMLGRLHIYHERIGDCAITMEHARRAVAIADTMEEAEAIGVARSLSGISHYLAGDQRQARKDLQLSLAVCPVLSRNRMLYYGFDHRNRSTIGLARSLWLSGHAERAIAMSQQAVDLAIRLDQPVTLCIALIWQFALHLWRDDLDAAEEALASFAECAQTNALGPYIIAAEGFHADLAIRHGKGGPAIEAVEQSLAQLRATRYELLTTNFSMVQARGLLLDKRWREAATLIDDTMARCTSIGEGFAMPELLGLKARIAEASGQEPIPILEQALALSQEQGAEAWVLRTGIALASRHASQGRPKEAARQLEAVLASLTGEPDKVELGRAHDLVASFNATNTPG